The genomic stretch tattgataTTAACTGATGAATCAGGAACTCACCAGACCTTAACAAATCCGTAGATCATAGGAACAGTGCACGTTAAAAGCGGCGTGTAGTCTCCCAAGTGGTAGAACATCGAACTTTTTAATTGGCCTTTTTTTTAATTGACGTCAGTGACGGATCTAGTTCTAGCAATAGTGCAATGGAGTTCGAGCTCCTCCTAACGCTTCACTTCATAAGCTCGTGCCATCTGCGTTTTTTATTTTCCGACTAGTTTCTCTTGGAACCAAAGATCACACGAGTCACGAGCGTTAGTTATTAAAAAAAAGGATCTCACGAGCGTTTTGGACAAAAACCAAGGCAAATTTGGTCCACAATTCAAACTTGTCGCTTAATTGGGCTCCGAATCTTTCGAGACAACCAAAACGCTTCTGTGCATCGCAAGTCGCAACAGCAAAGGAAACTGCAGGCACCATCTAATCCATCAACACGATAAAAAAAGCCCATGTTTGCGGACGCTATAGGTTGGGTTACGAGAGCTCAGAGTATTGGGCTGGGCTGTCTCCCTGCGTCGGCCTATTTATGGGTTGTGGGCAAACTTGATGAATTGTTCTCCTGCAAACTGCAAGGAGAGCCCAGTAAAAATGTTAGATAGCGATTTCTTTAATTACACGGTCCTTTTTCTCTACaacttgtgatattttttgtttactacatGGATTTACATATGTGTAGTTGaataaaatttatttataatttttagtttttctatgaattactacgtaTTTATCAATTTTAAGCCAATTTAAAGaatgaaagaaaaataaactaataTGACAAACACTTTGCATCTAAGCCCCTGTACTTTTCTTATTCTCAACATGCTCTGATGTGTACAAGAGATtttgttttggaaactctaGAAAAGTTTCTATTCTTTTTTTCCTCTCCACAAGTGTGCCACAGGCAGACTCCGGACAGAGGCAGACAGCTTTGCGCCTAGGCTCGTGTACTTTCCTTATTCTTAACGTCTTGTGATTTATACAAGAGATTTTGCAGTGGGAACCCTAGAAAAGcttctatttttttctcttcCACCAGCGTACAGGGGCGGACGGATGCGGACAGATTGAGTTTGGTTTACTAAAATTTGCACAATTATATAGTAAGGATAGATAAGTCAAACTTACCTATCTTTGATCAAATATTTATAAATGTATATTAACATCTAAAAGTTCAAATAAATGTGGTATCAAGATTTTTTTTCATAGAGAATGTAATGGAACTAATTTGATATTGTAGTTGTTAATgggtttttctagaaatttagtACATATTAGAGATATTTGACTTAGTGCAAAGCTAAAATGAAATAGAACAGGGAGAGTATAATGCTATTTTTACAATATTACCTGTCTGAATAATAGGATTAGCTATAGTTAGTGCATTCGAGGGAAATATAGAACGTGCACTGTGATGAGCAATTGTTAGGGAGGGTTATTGGGCCAATACTGCAGTGTAGgtataattttttttcataAAGGCTAATGATGCAACACTGGACCAATAATCAAAACAGTTCTCCATAGTTTAGTATATCTACTCACAAAGGGATTACAAAATGTTTTATTATTACTTTGAGGCGATCCGGCAACCTAACCTAAGTGATTGGTGGTTGACCTACACAAACTAAACAAATGCTAACCAGATCTGATCCGTACCTTTTTCAGCATTTGCACGAGCATTGAGCGATGATATGATACATGCTGCCGTGCGACATTGTGCTAAGTTGGAACTAATCAAATTGCACGTTACCCATACCCTATGTGTTCTTCATATATATCTTCCAGGGAAAATGCACGCAAACCAATCTGACTGCCATatgcgcgcgcgcacacacacacatggaCACACGGAGACGAGTGAATTGAAGCAGGCAATCGAGTGTTTCGGCACACTCACTGCCACTTTCGCTGTCGCGTGCAATTTGGGAATGCATGCGTTccgttattctttttatctccTTTCTTTTCGAACACTCACTATATATATGCTTCCAGTTCTTCGGACACAACAACTTCCTCATCATTTCATGGAAAACTAGCCAGTGCGTGGTCCTCATGAGGACACGTTCGTGCGATGCACGTACGTAAATGTACCACTCGCTCTTTGTTACTACTCTGCTAGGTCGCTTGCTCCGATTGGGGATTATATATACACTTAAGAGCAGCAGATTATAACTGGTCAGTGGACAGTGTTAATAATCCATGCAAAATGAAATTATGCCAGTGGAGTTGTTGGGTGATTAGGCGCAAGGTTTGACTGAGATCATATCGTTCTAGGCTGCCACgctcctgtgtgtgcatgcaGAATTGCAGCTGCTGGTACAACAGAAATGCGGGTgcagaacggagcctggccAGGGCAATAAGTGGGCAACAGTGTTGTGACCAAGATTTAGCTTTTGGCGCGAAAAGCCCATATTATTGGGTGTTGCATATCATTGTACCTCGCCATCATGGCTGTTGCACCATAGAATTGCATTGCCAGCCATCATGGAAGCAGACTCATGCCCttctttgcatgcatgcatgcatgcatgtatccaTCAAGTTTTTTTCCCCCATTACGATCGAGCTGCTACAACTACTAGTAGAAGAGaccccaaaaaaaaaacgatgaaaagaaaaaaaaatctaattaaACATGATATGCGATTAAAACTCCAAACCTGAAACAAAGCTTGGGAGATGGGAGGATGATGAGAAACAAAAGCGTACGCTTCTCGCGTGGTGGCATATCGAACCGATCGATCATGCATGCTACGTACGGATCTAGTAGCTAGCTACTCCAAGAACGTCTCCATGAGGTCCGAGTAGACGCCGCCCTCGTGTGGCCCTCGGTACTCCATCCCTTGCTGCtgtggcggcgccggcgccgtggAAGCCGACACGGACggggacggcgacggcgacgtggACGAGCCCATCCTCGCGGGCAACGTGAAGCTCCTCTTGAACTTGGTGCTCTGGGCGGCGCTCTCCACCTTCCTCGCCTTGTTGGAGTGGCTCTCCAGGCTCAGGTACTCCTCCACGTTCTCGGCCCCGCCGTGCCCGGTCTGCGCGTTGTCCGCCGCCGCCTTCTCGTCGTCCGCGGCGCCGGCTCCTCCGCCGGGGCCACCAAACAGCAGCTTCGCGTCGTCCGCTCGCCCGGTGAGCGCGGTGAAGAAGGACAGCCCGTTGGGCCACCGGAGCTCGCCGTCGGGCGCTTCGCCACCGGGGCCCATCGTCTGCTGGTGCTCGTCCATGTGCGGTGGCTTGCTGCTGCCATGGTGCGCCGCTGGGAGGTGGAACATGTGGCCGCCCTCGTCCTTGCCGCCGCCTGGGTACGGCGGCATTGACCGCGCGGCTGACGACGGGTGAAACGCGCCCGGGCCGGGCGGGAAGAGCGGCGACGCTCCCGCGCCCGGCGACGGCGGGAGCTGCGGCTGGTGGTGTCCTGCCCAGTTGAAGAGCTGCTGCGGAGCACGCGCGGCGGCCGGAGGCGGCTGCTGCTTGAGGGGGAACGGCGGCGTCGGCGAGGCGCCCCGCGAGGACGAGAAGAGCTGGGAGAGGAAGAAGCCCGACTGGTAGCCCAGTGACTCGAACATGTGTCGCATCCGCAGCACGAAGTGCAGGTCCTCGGGTATCTGCATGCGCGCGAACAGGAACAGTATGTCACGTCGCTGTTAGCTTCGCCTGCCTACGCTTCCGTGAGACGCTGAGACGTCCACGTCGTCGACGACCAAACGAAACGACAAACAAAAGGTCAAGACTAGAAACAGgtggtagagagagagagagagagagagagagagagagagagagagagggcctTCAATGGGCACTCACAATCTTGCAAGAGCCCAGCTGCAGGAGGCCATGCCCGGCTTGGATCACGGCTATGGTCTGCAGCAGAAGAGGGAAAAATAAATATCACCAAAGATTATATTGATTTTGATTAGAAAGACAGAATGGAAATTAAATCAAACAGGTAGCTCTTGCCTGGATGCCTGATGCGAACTGATCGGTCCATTCCGGAGGAAGCTGCAAAAGCAAAAGCCGAAGGAATTGGGTAAGAGCAGCGCTTGCAGGAATAAAGGTTACTGCGATCGTGGCGTTAATTCTTGGTGACAGGCGACTGCTATTCAGATGCATGGAGCATCCAATTCTTCTCTTCTTTTCGTGGAGCAGATCTGATGCAAAAGCCTGAGAGCTCAGCTCAGCTCCCCGGGCGGGGATGTGCATGCAGCATGCGTGGTGTCTCTATCCTTTTGCTGTTTTCATTTGGGTTCGGCTGTATCGCCGGGTGCAACTGTGCAAGGGATGGATGCATTGCAAGTAAAAGAGCTCCAAAACCACCACGCTATGCGGTCCTGTAAACCAGCACGCCCATGCCAACACGCGCACGCCATGGCATGGCAGCACTATGCCACTAGCTAGCTGCATGTACATTTGATGTGTAGGGATGGAGCTGCTCGTTGGTTGAGCACTAGTGTCTACTGTGGCGTGCATGGAAGCTACTACTGAGGGAGGCGAGGTGTAAGCTCAGCAAGCTACCCAAAGCAGGGGGGCCAGCGGCTGCAGAAAGAGAAAGGAGAGGGTGCATGGCACAGCTGATGATGGTACGTACAGCGTCGAAAGAGCTCTGCCAGTAGTTGGAGATGTTGGGCTCGCATTCAGAAGGTTCCTTGAAGACCCATTTGTGACATTTATCAGAGGCCACCTTTCCCATCAGCCTGCATGCATGAGAGCAAGGAGGGTCCAAACCATGGTCTTAGCACATCATTCATGATGCAATGCATGCCCCAAAAGCTCGGTACAAACAACAGCAAAGCGAGATCAAAAGAgaccaacacacacacacacacacacaaaacacACAGAGCGACTGACAGACAGACAGCTAATGTGTGACACACTCTGACGATGTCTCGCTAAGCTCTTCCAAATCGTCCtctcaaatcaaatcaaatcaaaggACTTGCTTGCTACACTGCCCGTGCCCCCGATGGATATGATGCCGTGTAGCATCTGGCTGTGCatgtagcataattaatcttgAATATGTTAATCACAAGTTGATCCAGCAGGTAATTAACCCACTGACGCGCAGGGGATTGTTTAAGCCTCACGAGGCACCGCCCCACTCCAACCAACGTGTCCCTCACGTGACACCCCGTCCTTAAGTCCTCGCAAAAAGCAGCAGCCACGACTTGAAAATTGGCCTATCCGCCGTGTTAAGCTCAGACCTCACCTACACCACACCATAATTACCGTCTACACCATGCGCGCTACCTAGCTAGCCCTCGCTAATTACCACGCGGGCTTGTCAGTACTAATTACTATTACTAGTAGTACCACGGAGGTTAACACAATAACACTTGCTACAAAAGCTCTGTGCGGTAAGAATGGGACAGAACAAAGTGAAAAGATGAAAGCGCACGCAGCCATCCCATCCCACCATCCCGTCCGGCCCGGCGGCATCCATCCtcctttcctctctctctctctctctctctctctctctctctctctctctctctctctctctctccgccGTCAAAATCAAGCTCGCTGCTGCCACGGCACTAATGAAGGAGGTCGATTGAACGGACGACTATTAGCGTCAATCACACTCGGCGCACAGGGTTTCTTACTCCTAATCGGAGAACAGGGAGCAGCAGCGGCACGGTCTCGCGCGAAGCTGCCGGGCTAATTAGAGGAGGCCGGCCGGCTAGTCGGTGCACTGTCACCCCCAGCAGCAAACAGCTTGCTTCTACCTTCGGTCGTCGTCAAGCCTAGCTTTGCTAATACTAGAGTACTAGCTACAGCCTACAGCAGCTAAGCTAAACCGGCCGGGGTGGTTGAAAGAACTGAAATTGCACACGACTCGATCGAACGAACTCGATCGACTGCCAGAACCTGAACCTGCATCACCTACCCAGTACCCACCCTTCTCCGTAGTTGTAGAGCTGGATGGACATCTTGATGAAGGCCTTCCGCACCGGGTCCTCCCCGTCGATGTCCTCCAGGCACTCCGCCACCCGCGGCCGGCAGAATCCGTCCTCCCACATCAGCATCCTATAGTATAGTTCATGGTCGTCAAAGCATGCATAGCAGACACGGACGGATTACTAATTGATCGGACAGGAAATAATAAGAGCAAAACTAATGCGCGCGAGGAAACAAAAGCAAAGCACTCACAGGCTGCCGTTGTCGTCGCCGACCTTGCAGCCGTTGCCGCCGCGGCAGCGCCTGCATGCAGACACATGAGCGAATATGAAGacagtagctagctagctagctagctaggacgACGAGTTCGTTGTTGGTGTCCGCTGTCCGGACGGAACTGAAGCAAAGCAAGAGAGGTCTctagtactactactagtagCTAGAGGGATCGGGGAAAGGACGACAGGGAGGAGAAACACATACGGGCGAGGACGGATGGTCCAGAAGACGGAGTAGGTCCAGTCGGAGCTGAGGCAGACGTTGCGGAGGGCCTCGTGGAGCGCCATCATCCCCGCGGCCTCTTTGCTCCGCGCGTGATCCCCTCCTCCGCCCGCAGCCGCGCCGGAGCCCACCATTTCCACTTCTTCCGCTCCCTCGCTAGCTTCCCCGCCTGCTCGCGACACCGCGCTCGATCCCCGCCCCTCTTTATCTCACTCGCGCGCCCGCCGTAAAAACACTTGAGCTAGTATACCCTGGGCGCGCGctgtcggagtcggagtcggagtcggcGGATCGAGCTCGGCGGCTATAGCAGCTAGCTAGCGGCTACTCTCGGCCTGCCGGTAGCCCTTTTTGATCGCCCCCGCGCTCTCCCTCCCCTGGTCTTTCTCCCCACCCAGACCGAGAGACTAGCTAGCTAGACAGTGAGGCCGCGCGCCCGAAGCCTCCTCTATAGCTTATTGCTAGCCTTCCCCTGTGGCTCTCTCTCCGTTTGCGGCCATGTCTCTCTCTGATTGCTGTTTTTAACTTGGGCAGGGGGAGGGTAAAACGAAAGGCGACGGCCCCTGCCGCACTCTCACTGCCCTTGCTCACCGCACCTCATGCATGTTTTGtggtgggttttttttttttgcctctaTGAGAATTGGCGGCCCAGAGGCCAGAAGTTGGCAGCGCCAAAAGTAAAAGCGGCCGGCCCGCCCGGGTCCCCCATCCCCCTTCTATGCCCAGCTTTATTTTCTCTCTGCCGCTCGCTCACCCATGCCATGCCACGCTGCAGCACCCCCAGCTCGCCGCCTCGGTATTGCGGTGCGACGGACCATGCGACAGACGACGAACACGAACGCGAGCAAAACCACCCCCTCTCAGGCCAGGCCGAGCAGGGCTAGACCGCAAGAGGCAGCGCCAGCGCGGGAATTTCCAGACACCACTTGTCCCctttcaaaacaaaaaaaatttgtaGCACTCTGTTTTAATTCCTTgtggaaaaaaaaacataaaagttTTAAGTGCGGGATGTGCTCCCATCAGTTCCGTTCCGTGGTCCTCTTGTGTAGAAAAGTCCACCAAGTACGTAATATTGCTACAAGCTTTGGTAGCTCTGTGTGTGCTCTCTGGAAAGTGACTGTTTTGTCCCTATACCGTCCCGGCTTACTATTTGTGTCTTTGTCCCGCTAAAATATCAATGGACTTCGTACTTGCTGCGGCATACACATAAAtggcaaactttttttttgagagcaAATGGCAAACTGGGGGTGGTGTGAAAGCACACATGAAGTACGGAGTACGTACGTACCTGTAGGTGTTTTGTCGTTTTTTTTTCACACGCTCTTATCTTTTCTACATACCGAGTACTCGCATCTCTTTACACCCCGAATGTTTGAAAATGACGAATTGGCAAGTTAGGCCCAGCCTGGAGGTATTATAATTACTAGTAAATATGTctatgcgttgcaacgggagaaaaacatcaaatggtcataaaaagtgatgacataatattacatatctatttatatttatcttttttataaaatttaaagtccataatttattttattgataaccataacatctatggtatgagatagttaatatttacaatattatgtagcttgga from Sorghum bicolor cultivar BTx623 chromosome 3, Sorghum_bicolor_NCBIv3, whole genome shotgun sequence encodes the following:
- the LOC8055242 gene encoding uncharacterized protein LOC8055242; this encodes MVGSGAAAGGGGDHARSKEAAGMMALHEALRNVCLSSDWTYSVFWTIRPRPRCRGGNGCKVGDDNGSLMLMWEDGFCRPRVAECLEDIDGEDPVRKAFIKMSIQLYNYGEGLMGKVASDKCHKWVFKEPSECEPNISNYWQSSFDALPPEWTDQFASGIQTIAVIQAGHGLLQLGSCKIIPEDLHFVLRMRHMFESLGYQSGFFLSQLFSSSRGASPTPPFPLKQQPPPAAARAPQQLFNWAGHHQPQLPPSPGAGASPLFPPGPGAFHPSSAARSMPPYPGGGKDEGGHMFHLPAAHHGSSKPPHMDEHQQTMGPGGEAPDGELRWPNGLSFFTALTGRADDAKLLFGGPGGGAGAADDEKAAADNAQTGHGGAENVEEYLSLESHSNKARKVESAAQSTKFKRSFTLPARMGSSTSPSPSPSVSASTAPAPPQQQGMEYRGPHEGGVYSDLMETFLE